The DNA region CGATGTAGCTCAACATAATCCAAACGGTGATGCGATTTATGGGCTAGATGTGTTTGTCCATCCTGATTACCGTGGTTTGCGCCTTGGCCGTCGTTTGTATGAAGCCCGTAAAGATTTGTGCCGTGGTGATAATTTAAAGGCAATTTTAACTGGGGGGCGAATTCCAGGCTTCCGCCAATATTCCCATGAGCTTAAAGTTAGCGAATACATCGAAAAAGTAAAACGCCAAGAATTACACGATCCTATTTTGTCTTTCCAGTTATCGAATGATTTTGATGTAAAGCGTCTTATGCGTGGTTATTTACCGGAAGATGAAAAATCACAAGGCTATGGCACATTATTAGAATGGGATAACATTTTTTATGAAGAAGAAGTGCTATCTGTACACCAAACAGAAAAAACGATTGTGCGAATTGGTGTTGTTCAATGGCAGATGCGCCATGTGATGTCGATAGATGACTTGGTTAGTCAAGCCGAGTTCTTTATTACGTCACTTGCTAATTATCAATCTGATTTTGCTTTATTACCTGAATTTTTCAGCGCACCTTTGATGGGATTAGCACCAGATTTACGTTCAGTAGAAGCTATGCGCTATTTAAGTGAATACAGTGATGAAATTATTCAACGCTTTTCACATCTTGCTGTGACTTATAACATCAACATTATTGCGGGTAGTTTGCCAGTTCAACGAGATGGGCATATGTACAACGTTGCCTACATGTTACACCGTGACGGAAGTATTGAAGAACAATACAAAATTCATATTACCCCTCATGAACAATGGGATTGGATCATTGAAGGTGGTGAAAAAGTTAAAGTCATTGATACCGATGCGGGTAAAGTCGGCATTTTGATTTGTTACGATGTTGAGTTTCCAGAGTTGGGTAGAATGCTTGCT from Vibrio casei includes:
- a CDS encoding bifunctional GNAT family N-acetyltransferase/carbon-nitrogen hydrolase family protein, whose protein sequence is MEDNNTPLLNLRTVTPEDYEELAALMDLVFPDVGGAWPESTIMELITQFPDGQICIEDSGKIIGAALTIKVDYSRFSLPHTYTEIVDENDVAQHNPNGDAIYGLDVFVHPDYRGLRLGRRLYEARKDLCRGDNLKAILTGGRIPGFRQYSHELKVSEYIEKVKRQELHDPILSFQLSNDFDVKRLMRGYLPEDEKSQGYGTLLEWDNIFYEEEVLSVHQTEKTIVRIGVVQWQMRHVMSIDDLVSQAEFFITSLANYQSDFALLPEFFSAPLMGLAPDLRSVEAMRYLSEYSDEIIQRFSHLAVTYNINIIAGSLPVQRDGHMYNVAYMLHRDGSIEEQYKIHITPHEQWDWIIEGGEKVKVIDTDAGKVGILICYDVEFPELGRMLAEQGVQILFVPFWTDTKNGYLRVRICAQARAIENECYVAISGSVGNLPRVDNVDIQYAQSAVFSPSDVYFPHDAIIAEADPNTEMMIYADVDLSKLKMLHSEGSVTNLKHRRPEIYQFSSTSQSAKSN